A single genomic interval of uncultured Pseudodesulfovibrio sp. harbors:
- a CDS encoding glycosyltransferase, which produces MRILITHNNFPAQFRHIAEYLGRTPGNQVVFATKTPREEWVIPGVNKAIFTPDGEASQDGYPLVRSIEDGIRHGMGMLNLCAGLKKQGFIPDVILGHSGWGQTMFLRDIFPDTPFVGYFEWYYNSTSPETTFDKRKRSAPELAQLRLRNSAIMHDLSSCRVGITPTLWQRSQFPIEYQPKIIQAHDGINTNYFEPASGGLIPPEKLDLPNTDLTGAKELVTYCSRGLEPYRGFPQFYESLPEILEERPDCHVLIVGEDRVCYSARLPEGESYKKQMMGKVKVDEKRVHFTGPLPYGIYKQVLQASSAHVYLTWPFVLSWSFLEAMSCGCLVIGSNTDPVREVLRHRENGLLTDFHSHKKIAKTVVFALKRQEKLRNLRKNARQTILDRYCLSKCLPAHLNLLAQMAKDGPGRFQQPQPDREKK; this is translated from the coding sequence ATGCGAATACTTATCACACATAACAATTTTCCGGCCCAATTTCGGCATATCGCCGAGTATCTCGGCCGCACCCCCGGCAATCAGGTAGTCTTCGCTACCAAGACCCCGCGTGAGGAATGGGTCATTCCCGGTGTGAACAAAGCCATTTTCACGCCCGACGGCGAAGCCTCACAGGACGGCTACCCGCTGGTCCGTAGCATCGAAGACGGCATCCGGCACGGCATGGGCATGCTCAATCTGTGCGCCGGACTCAAAAAGCAGGGATTCATACCGGACGTCATTCTCGGTCATTCCGGCTGGGGACAGACCATGTTCCTGCGCGACATTTTTCCCGACACCCCCTTTGTCGGCTACTTCGAATGGTACTACAACTCCACCAGCCCGGAGACGACCTTTGACAAACGCAAACGGTCCGCTCCGGAACTGGCCCAGCTTCGACTCCGCAATTCAGCCATCATGCACGATCTATCGTCCTGCCGCGTCGGAATCACTCCGACCCTCTGGCAACGCTCGCAATTCCCCATCGAGTATCAGCCCAAAATCATTCAGGCGCACGACGGCATCAATACCAATTATTTCGAACCGGCTTCCGGCGGCCTGATTCCGCCGGAGAAACTGGACCTGCCCAACACCGACCTGACCGGAGCCAAAGAACTGGTCACCTATTGTTCGCGCGGCCTTGAGCCATATCGGGGTTTTCCGCAATTCTACGAATCCCTGCCTGAAATCCTTGAGGAGCGGCCTGACTGCCATGTGCTTATCGTGGGCGAAGACCGCGTCTGCTACAGTGCCCGCCTGCCCGAGGGTGAATCCTACAAGAAACAGATGATGGGAAAAGTGAAAGTGGACGAGAAACGGGTCCACTTCACTGGTCCCCTGCCCTACGGCATCTACAAGCAGGTGCTCCAGGCATCGTCCGCCCATGTCTATCTCACATGGCCCTTCGTGCTCTCATGGTCTTTCCTCGAAGCAATGTCCTGCGGCTGTCTCGTGATCGGCTCCAACACGGACCCGGTACGCGAAGTGCTGCGGCACAGGGAAAACGGACTGCTTACCGACTTCCATTCACACAAGAAAATCGCCAAGACCGTTGTTTTTGCGCTCAAGCGGCAGGAAAAGCTCCGCAATCTACGCAAGAATGCCCGACAGACGATTCTCGACCGATATTGCCTTTCAAAATGTCTGCCCGCCCATCTCAATCTGCTGGCCCAAATGGCCAAGGATGGTCCGGGACGTTTTCAACAACCTCAACCCGATAGAGAGAAAAAATGA
- a CDS encoding response regulator: MAKILIAEDDRISQKLAVKIVEELGHTAFVSPHGKHAYEALTACNDFDMLLTDIMMPEMDGQQLIKTMRGDQQFMDFPIIIMSAVVGIGEISNLLKLGATLFLAKPLDRAELQGYISRCLGKKGSKS, encoded by the coding sequence ATGGCCAAGATTCTCATTGCAGAAGATGACAGGATTTCCCAGAAACTCGCAGTAAAAATTGTCGAGGAACTCGGACACACCGCCTTTGTCAGCCCTCATGGCAAACATGCGTACGAAGCTCTGACCGCCTGCAACGATTTCGACATGTTGCTTACCGACATAATGATGCCGGAAATGGATGGACAACAGCTCATCAAGACCATGCGAGGCGATCAGCAGTTCATGGACTTCCCGATCATCATCATGTCTGCCGTAGTCGGAATCGGGGAAATCTCGAATCTCCTCAAGCTCGGAGCGACCCTTTTTCTGGCAAAGCCTCTTGATCGAGCCGAATTGCAGGGATATATTTCTCGATGTTTAGGGAAAAAAGGCTCCAAATCATAG
- a CDS encoding sigma 54-interacting transcriptional regulator → MNSTILIAESDPSIRKLMSDLLGAGGYRVETAGSVAVAAASMAHVQPDAIFVDYHLEGGGGEELKREVDQLGLDVPIALIVDVGMEAPFDLVTRMGVASYIERPIDRNRLVMLARLGVAMKRRQCREKNRIRELSLVKGFLSALMGTGDAAMFLLDVGGNIIEANESAAGLLQTSFGDLVGKEYISLLTPLSAGVQDEAIAKARETLTVQRIEEHRGGAVYNTIIRPVIEDKILSGVVVVTRDITAQRRSEVGLAESEKRYRSVYEAARDAIVMFDRNDGSICDCNAAARRLYGYTSEEMLHMTVAGLSVEPKRALDRLRSGVERIPLAHHRRKGGGSFPVEISMSHFVHDGREVSTAFIQDISHRKVVEEALREGARLYRAVVEDQTELICRYMPGGELTFVNSAYAKFFGVDEDEVIGKKFFPYMASNERRNLKSWLGLAGVDNPVFDREQSVRRHDGEERYVLWTNRAILDHRGEVLEIQAVGRDVTDRKDAERALSLATQEKEQYRLNLEATFRSIPDAIVTVDSEFRVITTNSAAGVMLGLDRGEAVGQPLDDLFGTEGNPCVGVLKQVLRTSKAVRGFEAELEALELGPRMVELNCSPLIDKEKRHTGAVLVVRDISRIADLEKRLHERHGFRGIVGRSSVMQEVYRLLEQLSSLDSTVLILGESGTGKELVADALHYGGSRAGQPLVKVNCSALSESLLESELFGHVRGAFTGAVRDKVGRIQAAQGGSLFLDEIGDISPLIQLKLLRFLEQKEYERVGESRTCSADVRIIAATNVDLREAVRKGAFREDLYYRLNVMPVSLPPLRDRQADIPLLTEHFLDIFSNQFDKSFSRVADEVMDVFMGYSWPGNIRELRHILEHACILSPGKEIMLRHMRKDLVDQMRASVFVEPSPVVEYAPSPLPARKAGKQDILDALERCGGNKARAARQLGIHRATLYRKLKAWGLDD, encoded by the coding sequence GTGAATTCTACCATTCTCATCGCGGAAAGCGACCCTTCGATTCGAAAACTCATGAGTGATCTTCTCGGTGCCGGTGGATACCGGGTCGAGACGGCTGGCAGTGTGGCTGTCGCGGCAGCGTCAATGGCTCATGTTCAGCCGGATGCGATCTTTGTGGATTATCATCTTGAGGGTGGCGGCGGTGAAGAATTGAAGCGTGAAGTCGATCAGCTCGGTCTTGATGTGCCGATCGCTCTGATCGTGGATGTGGGGATGGAGGCTCCCTTTGATCTTGTGACCCGTATGGGTGTTGCCAGTTACATCGAGCGTCCCATAGACCGGAACCGTCTCGTCATGCTCGCACGGCTGGGCGTTGCAATGAAACGCCGTCAGTGCAGGGAAAAGAACCGTATTCGGGAATTGTCTTTGGTCAAGGGCTTCCTTAGTGCACTCATGGGGACTGGAGATGCCGCCATGTTTCTGCTCGATGTCGGCGGAAACATCATCGAAGCCAATGAGTCAGCCGCAGGGCTTTTGCAGACTTCGTTCGGAGATCTGGTCGGCAAGGAGTACATTTCCCTTTTGACTCCGCTCTCGGCCGGGGTGCAGGACGAGGCTATTGCCAAGGCGCGTGAGACTCTCACTGTCCAGCGTATCGAAGAGCATCGCGGCGGTGCGGTGTATAACACGATCATTCGTCCCGTTATAGAGGACAAAATTTTGTCCGGGGTTGTTGTCGTAACTCGTGACATTACTGCCCAGCGCCGGTCCGAGGTCGGGCTTGCCGAGAGCGAAAAGCGGTATCGCAGCGTGTATGAGGCTGCGCGGGATGCCATTGTCATGTTTGATCGCAACGACGGCTCGATCTGCGACTGCAATGCCGCTGCGCGTCGATTATACGGCTATACCTCGGAAGAGATGCTTCACATGACCGTTGCCGGACTGTCTGTCGAACCGAAGAGGGCGCTCGATAGGTTGCGGTCCGGCGTGGAAAGGATTCCCCTGGCACATCATCGCCGCAAGGGGGGCGGCTCATTTCCCGTGGAAATTTCCATGAGCCATTTCGTGCATGACGGGCGGGAGGTCTCGACCGCTTTCATACAGGACATCTCACATCGCAAGGTCGTGGAGGAGGCATTGCGTGAGGGGGCGCGTCTGTACCGGGCCGTGGTTGAAGACCAGACGGAACTCATCTGCCGCTATATGCCCGGTGGCGAACTGACGTTTGTGAACAGTGCGTATGCGAAGTTTTTCGGTGTGGACGAGGATGAAGTCATCGGCAAGAAATTTTTCCCGTACATGGCATCCAACGAGCGGCGGAATCTCAAATCGTGGCTGGGACTGGCCGGCGTGGATAATCCGGTTTTCGACCGCGAACAGAGTGTACGGCGTCACGACGGCGAGGAGCGTTACGTCCTCTGGACGAACCGGGCCATTCTCGATCATCGGGGCGAGGTGCTTGAAATACAGGCCGTGGGGCGCGACGTGACGGACCGCAAGGATGCCGAACGTGCGCTGAGTCTGGCTACGCAGGAAAAGGAACAGTACCGCCTTAATCTGGAAGCCACGTTTCGCAGCATTCCCGATGCCATCGTTACTGTTGACAGCGAATTTCGGGTCATCACCACCAACAGTGCGGCGGGCGTCATGCTCGGGCTTGACCGGGGAGAGGCCGTTGGTCAGCCGCTGGACGATTTGTTCGGAACCGAAGGAAATCCATGTGTCGGCGTTCTCAAGCAGGTCCTGCGTACCAGTAAGGCCGTCCGGGGATTCGAGGCGGAGCTGGAGGCTCTGGAACTCGGACCCCGCATGGTTGAATTGAACTGTTCTCCGCTTATTGACAAGGAAAAGCGCCATACCGGTGCAGTGCTTGTCGTGCGGGATATCTCGCGTATCGCCGATTTGGAGAAGAGGCTGCATGAGCGCCACGGGTTCCGGGGCATTGTGGGGCGCAGTTCCGTGATGCAGGAAGTGTATCGTCTGCTTGAACAACTGTCGTCACTCGATTCCACCGTGCTGATTCTTGGTGAATCCGGGACCGGCAAGGAGCTTGTGGCAGATGCGTTGCATTATGGAGGTTCACGAGCCGGACAGCCGCTTGTCAAGGTCAACTGCTCAGCCCTGTCCGAAAGCCTGCTGGAGAGTGAGCTTTTCGGACATGTGCGCGGGGCGTTTACCGGAGCTGTGCGTGACAAGGTCGGGCGTATTCAGGCTGCACAGGGCGGTTCGCTCTTTCTGGATGAAATCGGGGATATTTCTCCGTTGATTCAGTTGAAGTTGCTCCGTTTTCTGGAGCAGAAAGAGTACGAGCGTGTGGGCGAATCCCGGACGTGTTCGGCGGATGTGCGTATCATCGCCGCCACCAATGTGGATTTGCGTGAGGCCGTTCGCAAGGGCGCTTTCCGTGAAGACCTCTATTACCGGCTCAATGTCATGCCGGTCTCACTGCCTCCGCTTCGTGACAGGCAGGCGGATATCCCGTTGCTGACCGAGCACTTTCTGGATATTTTTTCCAATCAGTTCGACAAGAGTTTCAGCCGGGTAGCCGATGAGGTCATGGATGTATTCATGGGATACTCATGGCCCGGTAATATTCGAGAACTCCGCCATATCCTTGAGCACGCATGTATTTTATCTCCGGGCAAGGAGATAATGCTGCGGCACATGCGTAAGGATCTGGTAGACCAGATGCGTGCCAGCGTGTTTGTCGAACCGTCTCCTGTGGTGGAGTATGCCCCGTCGCCCTTGCCTGCGCGCAAGGCTGGAAAGCAGGATATCCTTGATGCCTTGGAGCGGTGCGGCGGCAACAAGGCGCGGGCTGCCAGACAGCTCGGTATTCATCGGGCCACCCTGTACCGCAAGCTCAAGGCGTGGGGGCTGGACGATTAG
- a CDS encoding thioredoxin family protein, whose amino-acid sequence MVKTIEPQEFDVELQSRCEPCLVAFLKRNERFRGQTKILDDASRKYRDTLRCYLYDSDYLDTAMRRHLIKGTPTFLLFSGGREVNRLIGESDRETLDEFIQTFINQK is encoded by the coding sequence ATGGTGAAGACGATAGAACCGCAGGAATTTGATGTGGAGTTGCAGAGCCGTTGCGAGCCGTGCCTCGTCGCGTTTCTCAAGAGGAATGAGCGGTTTCGCGGTCAGACGAAAATTCTGGACGATGCCTCACGGAAGTATCGGGATACCTTGCGGTGTTATCTGTATGACTCTGATTATCTCGATACCGCCATGCGGCGGCATTTGATAAAGGGAACCCCGACATTTCTTCTCTTTTCCGGCGGGCGCGAAGTGAACCGTCTTATCGGCGAGTCCGACAGGGAGACGCTGGACGAGTTCATTCAAACTTTCATCAACCAAAAATGA
- a CDS encoding MarR family transcriptional regulator, with translation MPETTQLTQLIVEFYEKLSSWEHSVVRDQGLTLPQVHALEILGTHTALRMKELAERMGVTTGTLTVLADRLEKADLIRRRPHETDRRSILVELTEKGHAVYTEHDQLHMQLTRDITVGLSKDEQTSLVLALEKMNKEF, from the coding sequence ATGCCTGAAACAACTCAACTCACCCAGCTCATTGTCGAGTTCTATGAAAAACTGTCATCATGGGAACACAGTGTGGTACGCGACCAAGGCCTCACACTGCCGCAGGTCCATGCTCTGGAAATTCTCGGCACACACACCGCTCTCCGTATGAAAGAACTGGCGGAACGCATGGGAGTGACGACCGGCACTCTCACGGTCCTCGCCGACCGCCTTGAAAAAGCGGACCTCATCAGACGCAGGCCCCATGAAACCGACCGCCGTTCCATTCTCGTCGAGCTGACGGAAAAAGGCCATGCAGTGTACACTGAACATGACCAGCTCCATATGCAACTCACCCGAGACATAACAGTCGGCCTGTCCAAGGACGAACAAACGTCACTCGTTCTCGCTCTGGAAAAAATGAATAAGGAATTCTAG
- a CDS encoding sulfite exporter TauE/SafE family protein has translation MESLFLIALQSSLFLGLIHGINPCGHSWIVLAPFVAGDKSGKRVFSLTAAFIAGTSLGCLAIGLFLGSVSASLPPSIRYVTDIITGAIIIILGAILIWRPHLLHSHDHDHEHGHGKCGCSGHDHGHCNNSDHAHDHNHAHTPLSAKRSTVWGLFTLGFVNMIVPCPTVAIMYKYALESSSTMKAVSVFAVYAVGTGIALAGVIFAIYKVTGLIRKMQRPWIEPAIMRTVGILTIGFGSYTLYLDFIPA, from the coding sequence ATGGAATCCCTTTTTCTCATAGCCCTTCAGTCAAGCCTTTTTCTGGGCCTGATACATGGCATCAATCCCTGTGGTCACTCATGGATAGTACTCGCCCCTTTTGTCGCAGGAGATAAAAGCGGCAAACGGGTTTTCTCCCTGACCGCCGCATTCATAGCCGGGACTTCGCTCGGATGTCTCGCCATCGGCCTCTTTCTCGGGAGCGTTTCCGCAAGCCTTCCGCCGTCCATTCGATATGTCACAGACATCATCACCGGCGCTATCATCATCATTCTCGGTGCCATTCTCATCTGGAGGCCACACCTTCTGCACAGCCACGATCATGACCATGAGCATGGTCATGGGAAATGCGGCTGCTCCGGACACGATCATGGACATTGTAACAACTCTGACCATGCACACGACCATAATCACGCACACACCCCGCTTTCTGCCAAACGATCCACTGTGTGGGGACTGTTCACCCTCGGATTCGTCAATATGATCGTCCCCTGCCCCACGGTTGCCATCATGTACAAATACGCACTTGAATCCAGCAGCACGATGAAGGCTGTATCCGTTTTCGCCGTGTATGCAGTGGGCACAGGCATAGCCCTTGCGGGAGTAATCTTTGCCATCTACAAGGTAACAGGACTGATTCGGAAAATGCAGAGACCGTGGATCGAACCGGCTATCATGCGGACAGTCGGCATACTGACCATCGGTTTTGGTTCCTATACATTGTATCTTGATTTCATACCGGCCTAA
- a CDS encoding ABC transporter substrate binding protein: MPKYMTMLLCLLLLPAVALASSQTDVPKIMVINSYHAASPWVTGHNTALKADLEDSTRLIFFDMNTKRLPKSLHQAQAARARAAIEKERPDLLVLTDDYALKSLGNIAAQMHIPVVFLGINNNPRTYLDSMMLATGVLERPLLKRSIVYIREILGDSFKSCLILFDDDITAQTILEQVFKKKHSLVFDETVTDIRLLSRFEDWKQSVLNAKKNGYGAIILGLYHTLVDDRGRHVDAEQVARWTSKHSPVPVFGFWDFSVGKGLAMGGLILAAEPQGREAAKLVRRILNGQSPRNIQPVMAEQGHFIFSLHELKRWRITLPDYFDTPMLDITFVE; the protein is encoded by the coding sequence ATGCCAAAATACATGACCATGCTTCTCTGCCTGCTGCTACTCCCTGCTGTAGCTCTCGCTTCTTCCCAGACAGATGTTCCAAAAATAATGGTCATCAACAGCTACCATGCTGCATCCCCATGGGTCACAGGCCACAACACCGCACTGAAGGCGGACCTGGAAGATTCCACTCGGCTGATATTTTTCGACATGAATACCAAGCGTCTGCCCAAGAGCCTCCATCAGGCTCAGGCGGCACGCGCACGCGCGGCAATCGAAAAAGAGCGCCCCGACCTGTTGGTGTTGACTGATGACTACGCCCTTAAATCACTTGGCAACATTGCCGCCCAAATGCACATTCCCGTGGTTTTTCTCGGCATCAACAACAACCCGCGCACCTACCTCGATTCCATGATGCTTGCCACCGGCGTACTGGAGCGTCCGCTGCTCAAGCGGTCCATCGTCTACATTCGTGAAATACTGGGAGACAGTTTCAAAAGCTGCCTGATTCTCTTTGATGACGACATTACTGCCCAAACAATTCTGGAACAGGTTTTCAAAAAGAAACATTCTCTCGTTTTTGATGAAACCGTCACCGACATCAGGCTCCTCTCCCGATTCGAGGATTGGAAGCAAAGTGTTCTAAACGCCAAAAAGAACGGATACGGAGCTATCATTCTCGGGCTGTACCATACGCTAGTCGATGATAGGGGTAGGCATGTAGACGCCGAACAGGTTGCCCGGTGGACATCAAAGCATTCGCCGGTTCCTGTATTCGGATTCTGGGATTTTTCCGTGGGCAAAGGCCTCGCCATGGGCGGCCTGATACTTGCTGCCGAACCGCAGGGGCGGGAGGCAGCAAAACTCGTTCGCCGCATCCTCAACGGTCAGTCCCCACGGAACATTCAACCCGTCATGGCGGAACAGGGACACTTCATTTTCAGTCTCCACGAATTGAAACGGTGGAGAATCACCCTGCCCGACTATTTCGACACCCCTATGCTGGACATTACCTTCGTGGAATAA
- a CDS encoding tRNA-dihydrouridine synthase family protein — protein MSTFTITQNSPWLAPLAGYSDLPFRLLTKQYGCGIRCSEMVSVKGLAFKSSGTRRLLATCPEDDPMVLQLFGSEGRYFEPVMEKLVAMGYRNYDLNAGCPVRKVLKSGSGVKLMEDLDNLVNLASIMVKKAAEHPDGGRVGIKFRLGFNKGEDVYIELAQRLEDVGVDWVTLHPRYGKQMFAGAADWGKLAKLKQAVNIPVIGSGDLFTAEDGHRCIEETDIDAIMFARGALYDPSIFARFIALRKGEEGPARDGAFLAQIVREHIRLTREYEGDGRSFRKIRSIIPRYAKGLKGIRALRGSLLACEDWEALDEAASVIATLEKDSSQNE, from the coding sequence ATGAGCACTTTCACTATCACACAAAACTCACCATGGCTTGCACCGCTGGCCGGTTATTCCGACCTCCCCTTCCGTCTTTTGACCAAACAATACGGTTGCGGCATTCGCTGTTCCGAAATGGTGAGCGTCAAGGGACTGGCTTTCAAGAGCTCGGGCACCCGACGCCTGCTCGCCACCTGTCCGGAAGACGACCCCATGGTTCTCCAGCTTTTCGGCTCCGAAGGACGATACTTTGAACCGGTCATGGAAAAACTCGTGGCCATGGGATACCGCAACTACGACCTCAACGCCGGTTGTCCGGTACGAAAGGTGCTCAAATCCGGCAGCGGCGTTAAACTGATGGAAGACCTCGACAACCTCGTCAACCTTGCATCCATCATGGTCAAAAAAGCTGCCGAGCATCCCGACGGCGGTCGCGTAGGCATCAAGTTCCGCCTCGGTTTCAATAAAGGCGAAGATGTATATATAGAATTGGCCCAACGCCTTGAGGATGTCGGGGTGGACTGGGTGACCCTTCACCCCCGTTATGGCAAGCAAATGTTCGCAGGCGCTGCCGACTGGGGGAAACTCGCCAAGCTAAAACAGGCCGTCAACATTCCGGTTATCGGTTCGGGCGATCTGTTTACGGCCGAGGACGGTCACAGGTGCATTGAAGAAACCGACATCGACGCAATCATGTTCGCTCGCGGCGCACTCTATGATCCCTCGATCTTCGCTCGCTTCATCGCCCTTCGCAAAGGAGAGGAAGGGCCTGCCCGTGACGGTGCATTTCTTGCCCAAATCGTCCGCGAACACATCCGGCTGACCAGAGAATATGAAGGTGACGGTCGATCCTTCCGTAAAATCCGCTCCATCATCCCCCGCTACGCCAAGGGGCTCAAAGGTATCAGGGCCTTACGCGGATCACTCCTCGCGTGTGAAGACTGGGAAGCTCTCGATGAAGCCGCTTCGGTCATCGCCACTCTGGAAAAAGACTCCTCCCAAAACGAATAG